The sequence ATAATATCACCCTCTGAGTTTAACTCTAAATCATAGTGATAAGTTACATACGCGACTCTATCAAAAAACTTATTATCATATTCTCTTTGTGTTGGTGAAGTCTCTAACAAATAACCGACCCTCATCCTCACACCTATAATATGGGTCGCTTTATTGCTTCGAAACTCACTGAATTTATCAAGGGTATAATCTTCTATCGGTAACAAACTACCTGAAACTTGAGATTCATCTATTGCATCTCCTGACTCAGGATCGAAATATGAAATATCATAACTCAATAAAGGTTGATTCCAAACTTGGTAATCATAAGTTGCGTCAAATACCATACTTCTATTACTGACACCTAGTTGGTTTACTATTGAAATATGCCAAGAACCTGGGTTATTATCAAAACATGATTGATTGATAATTCTTCCACTCTCATTTTCTTCAGGTGTTTTCGTGTTACACCTTCCACCTATAAAGTTTATGTCTGTATTTGCATCAGCCCATAAAGCAGTCCCTAATGCTTTTAAGTCTGATGGATAAAATACCAAGTCTTCATTGCTAGCATCTTTTAATATTAGTGACTTAGTCGGTCTAGGAAACATATATGATGCAGGTGCCCAGCCATGGCATAGCCCCATCCATCTTTCTACAGAACCAGACCTATCAAAATAACTTTTACCTCTTTTCCAATGAGACTTTGTAAAACTAAAATTATCATCTCCGACTAACAAATCATATTTTTCAGCAGGTGATAATTTATTCCTACGTAATTCAACATAATTTACAACAGGTTCAACTTTATCAGTAAAATAATTCTGCCAACTATCAACATAGTTTAGATAGTCCTGCCAACGATGAGATTCTAAATAACGATTTGCCAGTGATCCTTTGTATAGAGGCCAATAATCATCAGACCAAGGCTGTGTTGGTATAGTGTGTGAAAATGGAATATTATCAACTATTTTGTATAAATTCCTAACAACATTATTACCTGAATCAACTAACTTAGCTGGGTTATCATTTCCACGCATATGAGAGGACGTCGAAAAATCATCACTCATTAACTCCAGCCTCAATTCATCTTTAATAGTGATAAAACCCTTAGAATAAATTTCATCATAATCAAAAATGGCTTTACCATACAAATGCTCTGGTATCTTTCTCATCACACTTGCAGGATCAGAATGAAAATCTTCCATGTACTTTTTAATTTCTTGCTGAGCATCAGCATATAACTGCCCTGAAAAAACCAGCAATATAACTATACAAAACCTTTTCAACTTAACCTTCCTTAATTATTACTTCAAATATTCCACTAAGCTACTAAAAAA is a genomic window of Shewanella psychrophila containing:
- a CDS encoding pre-peptidase C-terminal domain-containing protein, with protein sequence MKRFCIVILLVFSGQLYADAQQEIKKYMEDFHSDPASVMRKIPEHLYGKAIFDYDEIYSKGFITIKDELRLELMSDDFSTSSHMRGNDNPAKLVDSGNNVVRNLYKIVDNIPFSHTIPTQPWSDDYWPLYKGSLANRYLESHRWQDYLNYVDSWQNYFTDKVEPVVNYVELRRNKLSPAEKYDLLVGDDNFSFTKSHWKRGKSYFDRSGSVERWMGLCHGWAPASYMFPRPTKSLILKDASNEDLVFYPSDLKALGTALWADANTDINFIGGRCNTKTPEENESGRIINQSCFDNNPGSWHISIVNQLGVSNRSMVFDATYDYQVWNQPLLSYDISYFDPESGDAIDESQVSGSLLPIEDYTLDKFSEFRSNKATHIIGVRMRVGYLLETSPTQREYDNKFFDRVAYVTYHYDLELNSEGDIIGGEWYTQAHPDFLWGPKKNSIAQSYYDINDSDPQWDISQPLPEVWRAKAINSSNYSQPMTGLVAALFELAADNGDSNGGSFEGKLLSAKQSEWKYFLIEVPDNMTKLTVMIQGGEGDADLYVRRNSQPDLSNWNCRPYLAGNNEECSIDNPQDGTWFIGLMGYNNFTNLDLKVEWAR